The Ziziphus jujuba cultivar Dongzao chromosome 12, ASM3175591v1 sequence TGATTTTGAAAgggggaagaagaagagaagaagaagaagaagaagtgagGGAATATTGATTTTCAAATGGGGAGTAGGGTTCCGGTACAGCACTACAACATGAGATCGGCGAACTCTTTCATCGGAGGAAGCCCTTTGCACGACCTCAACACCGTGGATTCTCGCCCTACCGCCGACATTGAGTCTATCAGTGACGTTGATCGCGATGCTGTTACCGAAGATAGCCTCGACAACGACGATGATTCCAATGCCGTTGTTAGTTTACTGGACTTctgaattttgataatttttttgttctggaatttttttttttttttttctttcgttcCCTTGTTCTTTTGAGTAGTTTAGTCGTATTTGTTTTCTATGCTAACAGAAATGAAAAATTAAGAttataaagataaatatatatatatatatatatatatacactaataaTAGCAAAGAAGAAAGTTGTTATAGAAATACcgatccttttctttctttcttgcttTAGTGTTGTTTTTCATTTCTCTGTTTTGGTGAAAATGATGAAAACGAATGATTTTTAATCAAATTCCTACTTTTTACCCATTCTACATAAACTAATCGATATGGGTTTTTACTCTTTTAGGATTGCATGCATGAATCATATAGGAATTCTTTACCACTTCACAGCGTTGGAGTTGATGAAGAGCGCTCTAGCCTTGAGAACAATGGGTCCTCACGGGGTTCTTATGATATATTGACAATTGATGGTAAAATGTtcttccatttttatttatttattttcatcttttCTTATTAACCAATGTGGGGTTAGCCGAATAGGTTTAATTTTGAGTGGAAAGATGGGTTGATTTCTGCATTGAACTTTATGGACAATTGGTGCTGTAAGTAGGATGACTGAGCTGGATTTAACATTCATGTAGATGTCTCACCTATTGAAGCGGCAAGGGCAAGATTTCTGCAAATTATTGTGGATCATTTTATAAATGATCATGTGATTGAAGTTCCTGATTCTGAGGCTGATTATACTGCTCAATCTACTCAAGATAAAATTAATAAGCGCAAGGCAAGGGAAATCCAGTATGAAGGTGATCAAAGATTTGCTTTGCCCTTGATGTATGTGGCAAACCTGTATGAAACCTTAGTTCACGATGTAAATATTAGGCTTGCTTCCTTGAACGGTCTTCGTGATAAAACAATTGGGGTAGCCCTTGAAGCTGCTGGTGGTTTGTATAGAAGGCTAGCTAAGAAATTTCCCAAAAATGGTATTCCATATTCTTTCTTCATTGTTTGTTCCCATATCTGTGCACAGCATTGACTCTCACCCCCATTCTGCTCATTACTATCTTTGTAGTAGCATGTAGccttttatttgttcttttgttttctgtttattaaatttgaaccctttattgtattatttatgGTCTATATCATTCCGACAGGACCATGCACATATAAAAGAAGAGAGTTGGCAACATCTCTTGAAACAAGGACAAGATTTCCAGAATTGGTAATTCAAGAAGAGAAGCGAGTTCGTTTTGTAGTAGTCAATGGTTTGGATATTGTTGAAAAACCAAATACCATGCCTATTGATGACGCCGAATGGTAAGTTCATCTCTttctttgttattatatttcaataatGTGGTTTTTCTTACTGTTTATCCCTTTTCTTCCTGTGATATTCTTTACTTTTGTTTTGGTAATGAATCTTCTATGTGTAAACTTTGTTAGTAGTAGTTTACTATGATTTTGTTAGGTTGGTAAAAGTACTTGATGAGTGGTCTATTGAAGTAGACCTTTGCCTATTGGTTAATGCACAAAGAAAGATAAGAGGGCTGTAAAGAAATACACTAGGCTGCAATTGCCTTAGTAGTGAAGAGTCTAACAATTGATGCTCCATCTCTTTATTTCACCATTTGGGCCATTACAtgtattcatttaattattgttttcattAGTTACACAAATGATCGAGAATTCCATTTGAATGTGCAGTGTccaattttatcttttgttattgactttatttttccatttttctttttgactaCTTTTCTGTTTAGTGCAGGTTCAAACGGCTGACAGGTCGCGATGAAGTATTTGTCTCTGCTCGAGACTATAAGTTTTATTCCCCAAGACATAAGTATAGGCGTGCTGCTTCAAACTCTGTATCTAATATCGCTTCATTATCTGTAAGCTTGGTGTGCCTTATTTTCTAAATACTTGGTGGTCGATTTCATATTGAGGAAATTGTATGGCTCTTTTAAAATACATGGTGCTTAATTTCATATTGAGGAAattatatctctctctctctctcttattttttaatttttatggacTTGAAATTTAGAATACACCATATATACTATGGTTGAAGCGCAAGAAGTTTTTCTCAGTGCTTAAACTGATGGCAAATTGTATTGGTCATGGATCTGTTAAAAtctattcattttgaaattttaatttgtccCATTATTGTGATACAATCCTAAACTGTGGTTAGAGCAAAGTGGGAAAACTTTTGAGTTGTCTTTGTTGTTGTCCtcaaatatttatgtctattaactaaatatctgattttttttttttattcccttCTTTCTCATACTAAATCCATTTCAGAATTTTCCTGGGAGTGATAATTCTTCTGTGTTGACTACTGCTCAAGGATTCCGTTCTGCAAGTGAAGTAAGAGTTTCTTCATggccttattattattattagtcaaAATAAATAGCTATCCTTATCTCTCTTGATATGGTATGTTTTGTTTCCTTGTTATATTAAAATTGTTCTTTATAATTTCATTTCCCTTTTTCAGGCACAAAATCAGCAGCAGACGCCTTGTAAACATCATATGCAACAGCTCTCTCACCAACCTCAATTCCACCCTATTCACCAGAATCATCATCAAGCTATGCAGCAAAGTCAACATACAACCCACTATTCTCAAAACCATCAATGTGGTCCACCATCTCACCTGCCTGAAATTACCCATGCTCACCATTCACCAACTATGTCGCAACACATGGCTGTCTTGCAACCCCTTGCAGGAGGTCATGTTGGGGGGCGTTTGCATGTACTGgtgagatttttattttctgtttttgtaaTTGACCTGCTTTTCCTTCAATATCTGCAATTAGAGTGCATATGTCATTTTAGTTAACATTTTGGGCATTTGTCTTTCTGAATAAAAGGCAATAACTTGCTTGCTGTTTCTAAAAGGTTGTGTAACATTTTCTGCCGTAAATagtctttgaaaatttatttcttctgCTTTTTAACTTGTCTTTTGCCTATTGATTTCCATTGTCCTGTTAGTTGTTAAAGTTGAGTTTAGTTGTTTTAATCGGTGTTGATATTGCTAAGTACTTCATTTTGCTTTCCAGTGCTGCCTGTCTGTTTTCTCATCAATCGTTCTTAAAGTGAAAGGCTCTGGAAATTGGAAAAcgaagaataaaataattgtagttctttttggagaaaaaaatgaTGTTGGACAGGTggggaaggaaagaaaattgaCAATTGATAGATAGGTTCCTCTAATAGTTGAAAATTGTAGTTGGTTTCTTTGAAGTTACTTTTCTTTTTGCCAAATTTTGTCTTTTGAAAGTTGAGAAGTATGCAAGTGTATAATTCTCTTATATTACTtggtattaatatatttttgtaactttttgtTCTAATAtctaggtgtttttttttttttttttttttttttttttttaacctttgcCATTTCAGCCATCCAGCCCTGCAAAGTTTTGTGATGAATGTGGCGCCCCATATTTGAGAGAAACCTCCAAGTTTTGCTCAGAATGTGGTGTTAAGAGATTGGGAACATGAACAAAAATTGTCTCAGGCCCATCCCAACTTTATTTGTGGCCGcgtgaaaaaaacaaacaaataaataaatgaaatgtaGCCTTTTGATTGAATggtatttttatgtaaataatagaaatcttttttttttttttaatgtttaccgtgtattttaattaattttttatttaaatttactttgtttttttttttggttaaaaaatttactttgttTTGAATATAGTAAGGTTGTTTGGCTTGAATAAGGTCATTTTTCACTTTCAAAGTCgtttatactatatatatatttcattaaagggatatttacttttttcttattattgttaattatatattaatggagtcatcaaaagaaaattttccttttagcagaaagaaataaataaaggaatcaATAGGAACTTATCTAATTGGCACTTAACGCATGCAACTTGTatttggaaggaaaaaaaaaaaaaaaaattgaaatcaaaaCAAACCTAACCCATCTCAACCCAACTAACCAcccttttaatatttaattattttctattctatttttttggtaaatataatcCATTTAATCtttatggcaaaaaaaaaaaaaaaaaaggcttttaaCTTTTGCAGTCTGCAAAAGTCTTCATCATGAGGTGAAGACAAATTATGGGTGACTTTTTTATTCAGCCTAaatatccaaaaagaaaaattatgaccttttttcaaaaaaacaaaaagtttcaaCTGCTACTAAAATccaaatgcaaataattaaaaagcatttattattattattattattttcttttctactaCCAAATATTCAACTACATTTCCTTGTTTCCATCGACAAACCAGCCATACTTGACTCCCCAAACTTTTCTTCTCCAAATTTCCTTCTCCCaaacactttcttttctttctttccttctgcAAACACAAATACTAAGCTATGAACTCCCCCACATTACCCAAATCATCCTCCACTTCACCATCTTCTCTCTTCCATTTCAACTCCCTTTCTTCACTCACCCCCAGAAAACCACTCCCACCCCTAGATCTCCGTTTTGCCAACCAACATCCCCGTCATCCCCTCCATGTCCCCACCCTCAAGCTCAGAGCTTCTTCTTCATCCCATTCTGAACCTTCTTCTAATGGCAGCACCAGACACCCAACTGTTCCTATACTCCAACGCTATGCAAAAGCAGCCATCTTTATCGCCGCCGGCGCCGCCATGGTCGTCAAATCCTCGTACTTGCCGGCCATCGCGGAACCTCCAGCGGCTGTTGCCGAGAAACTTGACGAGCAAGACCAAGAAGAAGACCCCGTTCAAAAGCCGGCCTCTTCCCCGCTCTCGGAGTTCCTGGAATCGAATTCGGAAGCGATTGAAGCTCTGAAGTCCCTTCTGCAGCAGAAGCTCGAGAACGGCGAGGATGAGGAGGCTTTGAAGATAGTGAAGCGTTTGGTGTCGGCGCAGCCGGAGTCGAATGAATGGAAGTTTCTCATGGCAAGGTTGCTGAGCGAAATGGGCGAGACCGAAAGTGCACGCCACGTGTTTGAAGAAATTCTCGAGAGGAATCCCCTCTCGTTTGAGGCCCTGTTCGAGAATGCATTGTTGATGGACCGACGTGGGGAAGGCGAGGATGTGATCAAGCGGTTGGAGGAGGCTCTGAGGACTGCGGAGGAGGAGCACAAGGCGAAGGAAGCAAGGGATGTGAAGCTGATAATTGCCCAGATACAGTTCTTGCAGAAGAATGTGGAGGAGGCTTTGAAGATTTACCAGGAGTTGTTGAAGGAAGACCCGAATGATTTCCGGCCGTATTTCTGCCGGGGAATGATCTACAGTTTGCTTGACCGGAATGTGGAAGCTAGAGAGCAGTTCGAGAAGTACCGGCAGCTTTCTCCGAAGAAGTTCGAAGTGGAAGGCTACTTAAGGACGCCATTGTCAAGGATGAAGCTTTTTGGAACCGATGAGAATTGAGGATAATTGGATAGTAGCCTTTGCATTGCAGTGGTGAGGTAGTAGAGGTGAAACGCTTAAGAGGCAGAGACACTGAGACTGATATCATAATTTTGCTCTTTTTTGTTATAAGTAAGCATTTTTGCACTTTGAAAATGAATCCACCCGACTAGTGATGGAAATATAATTTAGAGAATAAAAGAATGAGAAGTTGATTTTGTGTTTGAATGAAGATGGGTATTTGAACTATGATTTTTGCTTTTCTAGGCCCACTATAAATATTTGGATtgaataatatgaaattgaaggAGTTACTGGTTTTGGCCCCAATACAGGAGGAATAGCATATAGGCTGCTTCCGTTGGGTGTTAAATTATGATATGTTCTCTAAATTCAATTTCTATAAACCAACAGTTTTATAGTATATAGCTACAGTCAACCTGAGATCCATATAGTCATGTAAATTTGTTTTTCCTTGAAGAGAAGCTTTTTATCATAACAAGCATAGTATAGTTCACTGTTTATGTCACATAGAGTACTCAGAGTCCTTTtgtccttctcttttttttggactttaaattatttatgctacTACTTTTGGGTTCTAGAAATCAGCATTGGATTGAAAAGCCTTGACTTAGCCTTGTCAGAATTGTCATTTTTCTTAGctgttatattattatcatcttTACCACATTAATGACCAGTTGAAATAGAGAACTTCGAGTGCCATAGCATTCCCTGATGATTTGGAAAAATGTTTTACAGCAGAATATAGCATACATCATCAATTGCCTTCAGGGACTCAAGGTCCATCTGGGTGGTAAATGTTGGTTCTGGTTTCACATTTTAGATGAATTATATATCAGACTGGAGAAAGAGTTTACATCCAACATTGCCTTCTGATAGCATATACTATCGACTAGTTTTGAGATAAAATTCGCAGTCAAAGAAGGGACGGTGAGCTAAATAGCAATCCCACAAAAACAAACCTGAGCTAACAAAGCTAAATCATTTTGTATAGAtacataaaagaaatttttggtATGATTTAAGAAAAAACTACAATGCCCATACAAATCTGAATTGAAATATTGTAAAAGCAAAATTCTAATCCAATTATACAGCTTGTATGACATTCATAATATCATTGGAGaatattgttgaaaaataataatttcccacTTACCAAATCTCACGTCTAATGCATCAGAAAGTTGCGCTTTGATTCATCTGTCATAGCAACCACTTCCTTCAACAAGATTTTCTCTTCAGAATCAAGTCAATCCATCAGTTAAAATAACTGGCATTctggtaattttattttctcttcagAATCATTTGTCTTGAGAGTTTGGCGCCTGATGGCCCACCAACTCAGTGTTTGATTATGGAAGCTCATATTTCTTCTGCATATCAGAACTGGTTGTGGAAAGCACTCTATGTATCAGTTGCTTCCGCTGTCAAGGCTCCACTTTGACATTTCTGAAGTTTTAGGAATCCTTCGAAATATTTGCCTTGATATGGTGTCCTTGGAAATTCGAAGTTTTAAAATCTATGTTCTGTTTTCATGAAACCAATAATGATGGTGATGATCATGTTAATTACCTGAAAATCCAAACTCTATAAGTCCATTAGCTATTAGAAGTTGATGATCCAAGTCATAATCAATCACTTAAGACATGTGCGTTTTCTATTAACACATTCGCATCTTTTATGACACTAAAGGTAGAAATAAAGACAATCAGATAATTTAACAAAGATTGGCTTGGCTGATAATCATCTAAAAAGTACTGCTGATCTCCATTACCAATAAACTTACTTCCTGCTTCACTTTCCTACCTCATTGGACAATGATAATAATCCTGCAACCACAAATCAATATCTTTACACCCGCCTTGAACATGTGAAAATATACTAAAAAGATGCATATTAACAAGGGAAAGAGAGACTAATTACAAGATGCAACAAGAAGGAAAATCATCTAAATAATAGTCATCTTGGCATGCCATACCTTCATTTTAGGTTGTTTGGTTATTGGAAAGTTGTCTCTTAACGGTGTTAAGTTTAAGGCTTCAACCTTGTTACATTTAATTAAGAAAGATGAGTAGGCTAGGGTTTtgtagaaaagaagaagaagagaaaaattcAGAGAGAAACAAGTATTGAAATCTGCAACTGAATTGTATATTCGATAAAATGAAAGTAGCATAACCCGCGCAACTCTAACGCAGGTAGCGGTGCTCGACCACGCGAGCTAGACAACTTCGTCCAAAACtaactaaataaattaacaacaaaaaagTCACATGGCATTATTAAAGAGACACGTGACTAAACAATTATTTCCTTCAATATGTTTAAAACTAGGAAAGGTCTATAGTAACGTTGTAGgaccaaaataaaaacacagagaaaaaaaagaaaaggaaaaaggaaattcCACGCCAATGAGCGTTTTAATGCCTGAATGGACggtcagccttttttttttaatgaaaatccaTTGGTTACAATTAAATGAAGTGGACCCCACAGTAGTTAGCACTTAGCAATGTCAGATTACTTTCAATCAATTATAGTAAGAACACCAGTCAACGTCAAAACAATTGACACATGAACCTCAGTGTAATTTACGAAAAAAGAGAAAGTGGTAAATATTTTAAGCTCACTTGAACCTCACACATTGGGGTGCGTATAATATAATCACACGTAACCATACTTTCTTGGAACTTACAAAAATGGAAAGGTATCTATCGCTGTCTTCAaagctaattaattaagaaagtcCACAaagagttcaaaaaaaaaatatatatatatatatatatatataaataagagaaaaaaaaggcaaaaaataaaaaaaaaacttataaaataaaagtcaCTCCTTTCAATTGGTATAAGATgttatacatataataaatttacattctaacaatttaaaattttaaaattaataataatttaatataatatcaaaaattaaaattttaaaaacttaattcAAATTATATCACTGTAAAACAttaccatttatttaaaaattaacacTTATAAGGACATGTGTTAAATTAATACCAGATATACCTATTATAGCTATGGAAACTTCAAATTTTGGAAGGTTGCTGATGAATGGATCATGGAGATAGAGGAGAGAACAGGAAATGCATTAAAAGGATGGTGGGTGGGTCAatgttgcttttcttttttgatgaaaattcggTAAGAAGGTAATCACTCCTTCCCATGtttaaatatctattaaaaGGACAATGAGTCCTCGCAATCCTCTTTGCTATAGGTTTTTTGTGATATAAATGCAGTctatttataaaagtttttttaaaaaaaagtatggTGGGTTAAGCATTTCATTTTACTTGAGGAAGGTTCAATCTGTGGTGGCTATATGCATGGGTTTGGTGTGTGggtttagcattttttttttattattattattttctaatgaGAGAAATAGACTTATAAACATTTTAAGAAAGTGTAataccctaaaccctaaattatatattatatagtttagaTATATTTTAGCAACTATTTGAACTCTTATGAAATTGTTGGCTTATAAACCCTTTTACTAAAAGTGTGTTAAGTTCAAAtgtaaattttctattttcaaaaaaaaaaaaattgtaaatttactGAAAtgtaatttctttaaaaaaaaaaagacaaaaaacaaaaacagagacaAACATATAATCTTTccatctagttttttttttttttttttttttttaaattaaattctttcaatattaatacacaaaaaaaaatgacaaattaaattACAACTACGGTTGTCTTATGATAATAAAACATCACTATAGGAATATTCTATAGGAATAATCACTATGTAGTATAAAACATCTCTATATACGTATGAATACTGTCCAAAATATAATAAGATATGACTGATGGCAGTCAATCTTTTACAACCaacttctttttcctttgttattaccttaaaaaaacctttttttttaagaaaaaataaattatttggttttttaatcagaaagataaataaaataaaatctttgtcAACTTAAACAAAAGAACTCTTTTTTTTCCATCAGCTAAAGGTGAATGAATTCCTCTATATTCTGctaaaattaaagtttgaaaaagaagaaaaattattgcaCTTCAATTCCGAGTTTTCATTTGGGTTAAACattgtgaaaaatatatatatacactgtaacaccccgtcccaaatcgcaccgaaatccgtgcacgttgaccgttgaccgaaggggtcaaaagttgactttttgactcggtgggaatttcaagttgaccagagtaccgtggcgaagtgcacgatgccacgagttcgtagactggtagcacgtcgaaaacggagctacggtttgaaagttatgggcaaaacaagttgaagtgtaaactgtccaaaaggtgccgggagttgactttttcttgtaatgtaattttgagttgactcttgtatggctgtaaagtactcgtcgatacgagttcatagactagcggcacgcttaaatcggacatttggttaaaaagttacggacgtttgaaattcgccgggtaccgtattattttaatatatctgacTTAAGTACACAGTAAcgccatgtgtcagcttctgattggttcacgtggcatgaacagtgtcacgcaggggttttatttgttaaaacacttggggaagagagagaaagagagagaggagagagagagagtcaccggccgccggtcattttcacgttttccggcctatttactgtacacgcgccggccatccagattgcccacctcatttccggcaaaacctccaaatttcacggcgaacggccgccggacgcgcccggatcggacgtccgaagtttggcggcgagtttttcccctccaccgccggccaccgcgaatcgaccctgttttggccgatatacagtacacgcgccagctagccttgatcctctcctcatgTCCGGCCTACCCAataaaaatcacggccatcggaccaccgacgcgccgggatcggagcgttttccggcgaggggtcggaaatcttcaaacggtgatttctccgccgtccgacctccgttttgctcaccgtcggtcccgttggattgatctcctcaagatctacaagactgcaaaatttcacagccaacggccaccgcacgcgccgccgccagcgacggttgccggtgaccgtggcggccagccgaaaattactgttccggcgagtacccgaaatttccggctggctccagtccgctgtgttcgacctcctgaacctgaatccggcttccgtttccgccaactcgcgacggtttgggagaattgcggagccgaaacccgaaaagcttcccgacgaaattccgaccccgtcgggtacgatccttagaaattgagaccgaatctgtgatcagcatcactcgagtttcgattcggtatataactcgtaaattctagatatcgtttgtgttttgatccccccgggtaccgggtattatttacccgaataaaatattattttatttgactgtctgtgaattttgttctaggagcaccggtgagtcgtagaattgatcccgtggtggatcatgggttaattgcgtgctccaggtgagtgacccaccttcaaattaattttggagaatttaattgatgaatatattatgtgtgaattaaatatttggaatttaatttctatgtgccaaatatttattggatttattgtagaattatttatgaatttattggatttaagaaaatgcgaattctacaaatttatgccgtgtggaattattttatggttttgaggattttggaattggtgtggttttaatggtaaattgggcacgatttgattttcaaatatttcaaggaaaatatttggttatgttggtgatttcaaattttataaaatatgcccatggaatattatgagatttgattatgatatttcgagaaattatttatgcttggaaaaatgtggatatttgaattgatggatttgggagttggtggatttgaaaatcatggaatttatggtattgattataaagtaattgtggagaatttccccgttcaagcggatggattatgcccgctatgtttatgaaaaatgtgaaatttgttttatgatttaaatttatggattttatgatttttagatgcaccgtgcacgtactggtgttctgattatgtgatatggtatatgtgatatggatattgtgcacacggatatgattagcgcgcaggtgggtgtgagtatcgcgcaggtgatattatgagggtgtcctgtggatgccatcggagagggtggccacccccctttggccgggacaccaggttagcagcggcgcagtgggacgccacgcgaccgtatgccggtttctctctataacctcctgtctggcagtacctcgggacgctgggtactctggcgccactggtatatagtgggtgcatcaaatgattttcagaactgtgttttaaaaataaaatgtttggaaactgtattggaattaaaaatataattattactgttcggatatttatttgatgtcttggttttcggggaatatgaataaagggttttgtgaaaatgttttaaaaggggaacctttccaactgagagaattgtaaggattttgagagaaattattatttccaaataattattatttatatacctattaccgtggtagtatattgtatagtagcagggtcgctcactgagatgattagcatctcacactcttaaattccgttcctctaggtaccaggttgtcggtgttcatccagagcggacttgatcttcatcgctgttttacttcgtgaagtaccctgttcttctttattgcagttgtactatttctttcactcttgttgtatttatcttgcactggattactgtatttttgttttgaagtgctgaaatttgtggaaccaatttgtagtttgtgggaggaataaggggatatttttgaagtgtgttttcagtgcaggtaaatttgtggtaagtaaatcccttaggggaggtgctgccggattttccgttggaaggttcggtggtatttccctgggatcagggctgtctagggttccggggaaagaattctggacgggtcctgacatacacacatatattcaCAGCTCTGATACGGTGGTGCTTGCATGCATACTAGATAAACACCATAATTTGAGTGTCCAACATCAACAT is a genomic window containing:
- the LOC125418795 gene encoding uncharacterized protein At2g02148 isoform X1, whose translation is MGSRVPVQHYNMRSANSFIGGSPLHDLNTVDSRPTADIESISDVDRDAVTEDSLDNDDDSNAVDCMHESYRNSLPLHSVGVDEERSSLENNGSSRGSYDILTIDDVSPIEAARARFLQIIVDHFINDHVIEVPDSEADYTAQSTQDKINKRKAREIQYEGDQRFALPLMYVANLYETLVHDVNIRLASLNGLRDKTIGVALEAAGGLYRRLAKKFPKNGPCTYKRRELATSLETRTRFPELVIQEEKRVRFVVVNGLDIVEKPNTMPIDDAEWFKRLTGRDEVFVSARDYKFYSPRHKYRRAASNSVSNIASLSNFPGSDNSSVLTTAQGFRSASEAQNQQQTPCKHHMQQLSHQPQFHPIHQNHHQAMQQSQHTTHYSQNHQCGPPSHLPEITHAHHSPTMSQHMAVLQPLAGGHVGGRLHVLCCLSVFSSIVLKVKGSGNWKTKNKIIVVLFGEKNDVGQVGKERKLTIDR
- the LOC125418795 gene encoding uncharacterized protein At2g02148 isoform X2, producing MGSRVPVQHYNMRSANSFIGGSPLHDLNTVDSRPTADIESISDVDRDAVTEDSLDNDDDSNAVDCMHESYRNSLPLHSVGVDEERSSLENNGSSRGSYDILTIDDVSPIEAARARFLQIIVDHFINDHVIEVPDSEADYTAQSTQDKINKRKAREIQYEGDQRFALPLMYVANLYETLVHDVNIRLASLNGLRDKTIGVALEAAGGLYRRLAKKFPKNGPCTYKRRELATSLETRTRFPELVIQEEKRVRFVVVNGLDIVEKPNTMPIDDAEWFKRLTGRDEVFVSARDYKFYSPRHKYRRAASNSVSNIASLSNFPGSDNSSVLTTAQGFRSASEAQNQQQTPCKHHMQQLSHQPQFHPIHQNHHQAMQQSQHTTHYSQNHQCGPPSHLPEITHAHHSPTMSQHMAVLQPLAGGHVGGRLHVLPSSPAKFCDECGAPYLRETSKFCSECGVKRLGT
- the LOC125418665 gene encoding protein SLOW GREEN 1, chloroplastic, whose product is MNSPTLPKSSSTSPSSLFHFNSLSSLTPRKPLPPLDLRFANQHPRHPLHVPTLKLRASSSSHSEPSSNGSTRHPTVPILQRYAKAAIFIAAGAAMVVKSSYLPAIAEPPAAVAEKLDEQDQEEDPVQKPASSPLSEFLESNSEAIEALKSLLQQKLENGEDEEALKIVKRLVSAQPESNEWKFLMARLLSEMGETESARHVFEEILERNPLSFEALFENALLMDRRGEGEDVIKRLEEALRTAEEEHKAKEARDVKLIIAQIQFLQKNVEEALKIYQELLKEDPNDFRPYFCRGMIYSLLDRNVEAREQFEKYRQLSPKKFEVEGYLRTPLSRMKLFGTDEN